Below is a window of Littorina saxatilis isolate snail1 linkage group LG2, US_GU_Lsax_2.0, whole genome shotgun sequence DNA.
GCCTCCTTGACTCTAAGAAACGCGCAGTTGAAACCTCCTTTGGGGAAACTTCAATTTAAGAAACATTCACTTGTAAACGTTCAGCATTGTATGTTGTAATCTACGCTTCAAACTTCAGCCTGGCGACCAAAAGGAGCAGTCGACTAGATTTTCTACCGGCTCCTGCTTTGGAAGACACTGTGATAAAAGTGTGCCACTTGAGTCAAAACTGTGAAGTGAGGAAGAAGACAGAGGCCGTATTGGGTAAGGCTATCTGcaattctgtttcttttttacacccccggtataggggtgtgtataggtttcgctcgatgtgtttgtttgtttgtttgtttgtttgtgttcgcatatagatctcaagaatgaacggaccgatcgtcaccaaacttggtgaacaggttctatacattcctgagacggtccttacaaaaattgggaccagtcaaacacacggttagggagttattggtggattaaaattatacaaggacttatagagggacagcttcatggtcaaagggaaataaccattctcactcagtcactgccaccaactgagaaggttatttccctttgacgggggtgtttttcctacctcgtaggaatttcttgtttctgcttATTTTTGTGACCCCCCTATGTCTGTTCCCCTCGTTATTTTGAATAAACCACAGGTTGTAGGACTATTGGAATCTTTATTCATTGAGGAAGTACTTTGTgaggttttcttttgtttttgagtcacttgagaaaaagtgactctatgtaatcggtcagtgttagtctgtccggccggccgtccggccggccggccgtccgtagacaccaccttaacgttggacttttctcggaaactatcaaagcgatccggctcatattttgtttagtcgtgacctccaatgacctctacactttaacgatggtttcgttgacctttgacctttttcaaggtcacaggtcagcgtcaaaggaaaaattagacattttatatctttgacaaagttcatcggatgtgattgaaactttgtaggattattctttacatcaaagtatttacatctgtagccttttacgaacgttatcagaaaaacaagggagataactagccttttctgttcggcaacacacaacttaacgttgggcttttctcggaaactataaaagtgaccgggctcaaattttatgtgaacgtgactcccagtgacctctacactttgacgtctgctttggtgacctttgacctttttcaaggtcacaggtatgtcttgaaggaaaaaaactgaaatatcatatctctgaaactattcatcggatttgattcaaactttataggattattctttacatcaaattatttacatctgtattgtgttgtgaatagcaatttcttcctgtccatctgatgcctcatataatattcagaactgcgaaagtgactcgatcgagcgtttgctcttcttgttatttttggcAACCACACTTGGTATGGTTGCCCCCAACCTCTCCTCATCGTTattccttttgtgtgtgtgtgtgtgtgtgtgtgtgtgtgtgtgtgtgtgtgtgtgtgtgtgtgtgtgtgtgtgttgagatagagagagagacagagacagagagagacagagacagagagagaccgagagagacagagcgattTGCCTTAGCTCTGTCTGATGTTACACGAATCCTTTCTGGTAAATTCTGATGAAGCTTTTTGTGAAAAACCAAGCCTGACAATGATGATTGTCTTTTCTGAAAAAGAACTGGGCAATTAATCCACTCTTCAAGCGATCAGCGCAGTAACTTACGTTTAACCGGCCAACTTTCGGTTTATTCTCAACGATGCTCGCATATGTTGGGTTAATCTGAGTAACTGTTTATTTGGCTGTTTTAAAGGAGTTTATTTTCAGTCAAGCACCAAAAACACGATCGTTGATGGAAGTATATATTGCAAGTACAAAAATAGGCTTGTTTACGTGCATCGTCCTGTGCAATGACTTAAACAATGGTTTTCATGGCATGATTTTGTTTAGTACAGGGATACAAAGAACCCTTTGTTCCATTTAGCATTGTCGCCCCAAGAGGACGTATTAAGAACCGGGATAACATTCAATTGTTCAGACAACAGAAACAATATATTATCTGAAACAATGAGCAGATAGACACGTGAATTTCAAATCGGCCttggatttgttttgtttgaaggATTTTGTATTCATTTTACAACCCTCTTTATGATTTATTCACTTCCACTTCACACGGTGAcccaacacacatagaaacaggGATTGAAagcttttatatatatatatatatagatatataaaggcggcggagacacacacagagtaaaggatgatctcccttgctcatgacgtaatttctatctttctttatttggtgtttaacgtcgttttcaaccattcaaggttatatcgcgacggggaaaggggggagatgggataggggaaaggggggagatgggataggggaaaggggggagatgggatagagccacttgttaattgtttcttgttcacaaaagcactaatcaaaaaattgctccaggggcttgcaacgtagtacaatatatgaccttactgggagaatgcaagtttccagtacaaaggacttaacatttcttacatactgcttgactaaaatctttacaaacattgactatattctatacaagaaacacttaacaagggtaaaaggagaaacagaaccgctagtcgcctcttacgacatgctgggtagcatcgggtaaattctttctcgtcccaaccaatatgggactccccctaacccgcggggggtgtaatttctatgcattctcgctcttgacgtcattctatatatatatatatattagatgattacccgcttcgctttgccgggaagaagtagaggaatacccggcttcgccgggatgaaagcgttgtggacagtgaccttctaaaaatagtaacgggaatatccggcttcgccgggatgaaagcgttgtggacagtgaccttctaaaaatagtaacgggaatatggattgacgccacacgaaggaagggagataaacgcaaaacactggagaagataaggaagagttactgggaatggatctgggaagatgaacagaaaaaccaaaatcggttcagcgctgcgcgctgagagcacgtgttgaaaattctcatcgaccaggttgtgtccggggtctacctgaatatgcccaccaaatttgaagcagatccatcgagaactttggccgtgcatcgcgaacacacacacacacacacacacagacacaagccgtatatatatatatatatatatatatatatatatatatatatatatatatatatatatatatatatatatatatatatatatatataacaaaatccaggaaaagaaaagccaaacaaagaatgtcaagtggcagtatatatatatatatatatactagatgatttcccgcttcgccgggtaccggcttcgccgggaagaagtagagccgaataccaggctgcgcctgggtgtacgccggctttgccggcgcacgaaggaaaggagataaacgcgcaaaacactggagaccttctaaaaatagtaacgtgcagtgaccttctaaaaatagtaacgtagtaacgggaatatggattgacgccacacggaggaagggagataatcgcggctgaaaacactggagaagataaggaagagttactggtagtggatcccgacaacaaaaacaaaaaaaacaaaaacaaaaatcggttcagcgctgtgctgtgcgctgtgcgcgctgcgcgctgaaagcacatgttgaaatatctcatcgatgaggttgtgtgcggggtgtagctgaatacggtgtccaaatttgaaaaagatccaccgagaactttggccgtgcatcgcgaacagacagacagacagacagacagacactagtcgtatatatatatatagatatatattgtTAAGAGGATGAAAGCCGTTCGTTCATTTCATTGCTTCATAGTTCTTAGTTGCCAGGAACCTTCCTGTTTTGATATTATGTTAACTTTGTTCtgtaagcgtgttttattcactGGCTTTATACAATCGtttcacacagtgacacacacacacacacacacacacacacacacgcacacacgcacacacacagtagtgcgtgtgtgtgtgtgtgtgtgtgtgtgtgtgtgtgtgtgtgtgtgtgtgtgtgtgtgttttcaaggGGACGGTTTACAACTAGTGAAGTAGCAAGGCTCAGTCCGTTTAATGGCGGATTTTCACGTCAAGAACTTTGCATATgattggatttttttctttcattcagGTTCATAATGCTGCACATACCTCTTTGTGCCATCGCTGTGGTAGTGACGCTAAAAGGAGGGGAACCTAAGAAGATACTCCCTATTCTGCCTCCCTTCACGCGTTGTGGGCAGTGCTCGTGTAACGGCTCAACAGTGGACTGTTCCAACCAAGGGTGGACCACTCTCCATCTTAGTGGTCTGCCGGAGAGTGCCGCCAGTCTGTCCCTGCGCAACAACTCCATCTCCTACCTTGGACCCGGTGTTTTTGCAAGCTTCATCTCTCTTCGCAGCCTTGACCTGTCTGCCAATGTCATCGTGAACATCTCCGAAGATGCATTCTCTGGTCTCAAAGGTTTAACAGAACTCAATCTTGCGCATAACCGGCTAACTCTTATGAAGGGTACATCCTGTGCTGAAAAGCGGTTTGCTGACCTGATTTCTCTGACTCATCTCGACCTGTCTTTCAATCATCTTCACAATGCAAGCTGTTCAGTCGCTGCACGTTTTGGGACCAGCCTTCGATGGCTGGCGTTGAGTCATAATGGGTATTTTTCAAGCAAAAACCCTCGCCTTCTGTCGTCTCTGAACAATCTTACATGTCTTGATCTGTCTCACAACGGGATGGATACATTAAGTGTAGAGATGTTTCAGGACGCAATTCACCTTCAGGTGTTGAACCTAAGCCACAATCAGATTCCTCATAACAATGAATCCTACCCACTGGACCTTTTTCAACTCCTAGGCCCGTCTTTGGTTGAACTGCGAGTTGAGGGAAACCATAATGTTAGCTGTCACACAGAAAACTTCTCCTATCCGGACCAAGCTTTGCAACAGCTGTCAAACCTTCGACGCCTTCACATGGATGGTCTCCCAAATGCCGAGTTCGGGCCAGGATTTAAAGGCATGACCTTGCTTGAGACTCTTAGTTTGTCAGGTCTGGATGACAGTATGTGTACGATCAACAGCCTGACGAACAAAACCTTCCAGTACTTGCCCCATTCGTTGCGCTCGTTAAACTTGACCAAGTGCAACATCAGTAGGATTGAGAAGGACGTCTTCAGACCTCTACGGCATCTGCACACCCTGGATCTGTCCTTCAACCTAGATTTAGGCTTCGACACTTTGGGCAACGCTTTCTATGGTCTGCAAGGCTCAGATCTGCAAGAACTACATATAAATTATATAATTCACCCGTACGCCATGTGCGTCATGTTAACGCCTCAGAACACGCGCTTCTTTAAGAAAACTAAACTGAAAGTCATCAGTGCACGGGGAAACCGTCTTCAAGTGTTCTGTAAAGGAGCGCTTCTGAACATGCCGGACTCACTGGAGAAAGTCACTTTAGATAACAACAATTTAGGCTTCGGAAGCTATCTCAAGGACCTGGAAAGCTTGAAGAACTTGCAAATAATCCACAACGATGGCCTAGTAGCCTTCGAATCTCCCACCGAGTATCCTCCTGATCAACTGCAGCAATGCTCGGCTGGAGTGGTCGATGAAAGGGAGGTTGCTGGACTGAACTGTCACAGACGATGGCATACTGAGGACTTTCCTTTAACAACATGGACACCCGAACTTACCGGAGAAAGTAACCTTGGACCCTCATCATTGCAGCGTTTCAACAAGCTGGTGTACACTCTGCCACCACAACTGAACACATACGTTTCTCGCCGGAACAAGTTCTACTATAGGATTCTCGAAGTCGAATTCAACGCTACCAACTCTCTGGAAATTCTAAACCTCAGCAACAACATACTACCGACCTGGATAGGCCCCATCTATGGCTTAACAAAGCTTAGAACCCTAGACCTCAGCGGCAATTTTGCGTACAACGTTTCTAAAACCTTTTTTGAAAAGTTGGAATCCCTCACGGTGCTTGTCATAAGTGACAATAGGTTACGCTCAGTTATCAAAGACAATAAAGATGGCGAAATGTTTTCACCTTTGAAGAAATTGCGAAGCCTGTTCCTGTCTCGTAACGACCTGAACGTTGTTCCAGAGAATGTCTTTCAGGGTCTCGTGGCATTGCAATACCTAGTGCTGTCTCACAATGAAGTTTTCATATTCAATGTCAGCATTTCACACATGAAGAACTTGTCGTTCCTAGACCTTTCTTTCAACCATATTCACTTCCTCCCAAAGAAAATCACAGACCACCTAGATAGCGTAGCTGAGTACAGACGTGTTCGTTTGGATCTGACCTACAACCCAATATCCTGCACTTGCCAGCACATCGATTTCTTAGCGTGGATTGACAATTCTAAAGTGGCGTTTCGTTTTGAAGAAGAAATGACTTGCTTTATGTCTGATGGCGTAATGCATGGAAAAACCAACGTATTTTCCGTCATTCAGAGTCTTCAGGACACTTGCACTGACAAATTCGGTATCCTTGTAGGAGCTATGTCCTGTGCCTTCTGCTTGCTGTCAGTCATGTTCTCAGCCCTCGTCTATCGCTATCGCTGGAAGCTGCGCTACCTCTACTACGCCTCCCGTCTGGCCTACAGACGCCTGCAGACCtgcgacaacgacaacgacgacttTGAGTTCTACGCCTTCGTGTCGTACTCGTCGGAAGACAACGACTTTGTGCACGGTGAGCTGCTGGAGGAACTGGAGACGCGGGCGGGTCTTCGTCTGAACGTGCACAACCGTGACTTCATCCCCGGTCGTCCCATCCCGTCCAACATCGTCAGCGCCGTTCAGAGCAGTCGCCGCACGCTGGTGGTGCTGACCCGGGAGCTGGTGCAGTCCGAGTGGTGTCACTACGAGATGCAGATGGCCACGATGGAAGCGGCGCACACAGGACGTGACGTCTTGCTCTTCCTGCTGTACGAGGACGTGCCGTCACAGCAACTGCCGCGTGACGTGCTGTACAACCTGCAGTCGTCCACCTAC
It encodes the following:
- the LOC138953957 gene encoding toll-like receptor 4, yielding MLHIPLCAIAVVVTLKGGEPKKILPILPPFTRCGQCSCNGSTVDCSNQGWTTLHLSGLPESAASLSLRNNSISYLGPGVFASFISLRSLDLSANVIVNISEDAFSGLKGLTELNLAHNRLTLMKGTSCAEKRFADLISLTHLDLSFNHLHNASCSVAARFGTSLRWLALSHNGYFSSKNPRLLSSLNNLTCLDLSHNGMDTLSVEMFQDAIHLQVLNLSHNQIPHNNESYPLDLFQLLGPSLVELRVEGNHNVSCHTENFSYPDQALQQLSNLRRLHMDGLPNAEFGPGFKGMTLLETLSLSGLDDSMCTINSLTNKTFQYLPHSLRSLNLTKCNISRIEKDVFRPLRHLHTLDLSFNLDLGFDTLGNAFYGLQGSDLQELHINYIIHPYAMCVMLTPQNTRFFKKTKLKVISARGNRLQVFCKGALLNMPDSLEKVTLDNNNLGFGSYLKDLESLKNLQIIHNDGLVAFESPTEYPPDQLQQCSAGVVDEREVAGLNCHRRWHTEDFPLTTWTPELTGESNLGPSSLQRFNKLVYTLPPQLNTYVSRRNKFYYRILEVEFNATNSLEILNLSNNILPTWIGPIYGLTKLRTLDLSGNFAYNVSKTFFEKLESLTVLVISDNRLRSVIKDNKDGEMFSPLKKLRSLFLSRNDLNVVPENVFQGLVALQYLVLSHNEVFIFNVSISHMKNLSFLDLSFNHIHFLPKKITDHLDSVAEYRRVRLDLTYNPISCTCQHIDFLAWIDNSKVAFRFEEEMTCFMSDGVMHGKTNVFSVIQSLQDTCTDKFGILVGAMSCAFCLLSVMFSALVYRYRWKLRYLYYASRLAYRRLQTCDNDNDDFEFYAFVSYSSEDNDFVHGELLEELETRAGLRLNVHNRDFIPGRPIPSNIVSAVQSSRRTLVVLTRELVQSEWCHYEMQMATMEAAHTGRDVLLFLLYEDVPSQQLPRDVLYNLQSSTYITFPGTRAEPSLVRDFWARLAQAIRH